One bacterium genomic region harbors:
- a CDS encoding M48 family metallopeptidase has product MIKHILFVIVILSQFLGCATVQTGLEREESIFISTQQEIAIGEQVVQQIEKENKVLNNPSLTQYVHAVGQKLAGVCFRKDIVYHFKIIDSEVINAFALPGGYIYIYRGALEFMDNEAQLAAVLAHEIGHIAARHSVKQIQKYQTYDILAGILLKDQKKAIQDLSNIAANLVFLGYSREAEFEADDLGIHFLYQAGYDPKGMVEFFNKLKQKEKEKSSKIEILLRTHPLTSDRIRRVEEKIASLPQKPNLIRNEAGFKKAIGNW; this is encoded by the coding sequence ATGATTAAGCATATTTTATTCGTTATCGTTATTTTAAGCCAATTTTTAGGTTGTGCCACGGTTCAAACAGGATTAGAGCGGGAGGAAAGCATATTTATCTCCACACAACAAGAAATCGCAATTGGAGAACAGGTCGTCCAACAGATAGAAAAAGAAAATAAGGTTTTAAATAATCCGTCTTTAACCCAATATGTCCATGCTGTTGGTCAAAAGTTAGCCGGGGTATGTTTTCGTAAGGATATAGTCTATCATTTTAAGATAATAGATTCTGAGGTAATTAATGCCTTTGCCCTGCCAGGTGGATATATTTATATTTATCGCGGGGCATTAGAATTTATGGATAATGAGGCGCAATTAGCCGCTGTGCTTGCCCATGAAATAGGTCATATCGCCGCCAGACATTCGGTCAAACAAATACAAAAATATCAGACTTATGACATTTTAGCCGGTATCCTTTTAAAAGACCAAAAAAAAGCTATTCAAGACCTTTCAAACATTGCCGCTAATCTTGTCTTTTTAGGATATAGCCGTGAGGCAGAATTTGAGGCTGATGACCTGGGGATTCATTTCCTCTATCAAGCCGGCTATGACCCAAAAGGTATGGTAGAATTCTTTAATAAACTAAAACAAAAAGAAAAAGAGAAATCCAGTAAAATAGAGATTCTGTTAAGAACTCATCCGCTGACTTCAGACAGGATAAGGCGAGTTGAAGAAAAAATCGCCTCATTACCACAAAAGCCCAATTTAATACGAAATGAGGCGGGATTTAAGAAGGCAATTGGTAACTGGTAA
- a CDS encoding GAF domain-containing protein: MKEITDFVVNNLKILTHYLKRTEGKDSIPLEQNDFDKLLNWVVGIVVIGFVILSFFFLHNVTVLWMSVLFLVILLAMHNFILLKARSDEKISNYRAEQLATLQQISLGLTSTLHMNEILELIPSAGVKLARVEGCLVSLAGKMKEDIIPKAKEGIQTDLAQMETKGKISNWLVQHKTSLAIQDLSTDPRMPDWVKSEGFSSYLGLPLKVRDEIIGVLEFYSKTQRSFTTEEIDLLNIFSAQAATDLENARLYGITKDALQREITSSMALLKIEQAITTKFDLKEQLNLIMAGAIDITLAEKSSLWLIDEISGEVICKGTYPLEEKLAKSSVRFGEGITGWVAKEGKLQNIQDLSKDSRFVNPLKQDLYSQLSVPLMYKEKTIGVLNVFNSKREEGFNEADEKILMVLASQTAVSLQTIKLYAELKTAANALSVLYEISKTISEGRELQEVLTLILKKGSEIFQAQHGSIMLLDESSGEMRIKTAEGLSEEIIKHTVKKPGDGSIAGWVAEKKEPLLLIGKVDDVRFKSGKVETEIKDAMCAPLILKDKLIGVFNISNRVGAGVFTESDLNLLCTLANEVSIAIETARLYEIITQRVTELSSFYIISTALSSTLSLSEIFKIVMERITTIFPDFAISISLYEKDKLKRIAERGFGEDKTLDAELELEKDELKEKLKPLFVSKRYLCFKTTEDISNLKILVGTGKIEYALLFPLVAKDKVIGILTLISQTKEELTKEEIRLLTALSQATASSIENAKLYTQTTRRLQELSGLQQITNKMALTTNTTELLALAVNVINEVIGSELGLVFLWDEDRKEYIVKVGQGKKRVSEGLFKALKFKLGEGIVGWVGEKGEGVILDDARKDPRFKQIGDLYVRSVLAVPIIKDNKPIGVMEFINKLPAGGGFCSEDERMVSIIANQTAIILSNAEAFDEIKRRALQLSTVQAVNKMITSVFGVEELLTQIVELTAKVLRVKKASLSLLEPDGHVKLEAAYGLTYMEQEREEKLTPGFGIASRVIQTNHPFLINNLPEDTTLSEEEKNIYIEKSYLGVPLNIRKKTVGALTVSSKLNESFFNEQDIEVLTTISEQSSIVIEYAKLYQNLQRHSMDTLRSLSLVIETRDPFTKGHSEAVEKYAVAIGKELNLSNDALKTLEVSALLHDIGKIGIKESILLKTEKELSIDEHREIRNHPFLGSQILRPLEFLKDVIPIVYHHHERYDGTGYLDGLADEKIPLLARIIAVADTFDAMTSTRAFRESMSDEEAIEELKDQSGKQFDPKVVEAFLKIHPILRKDALEKARREKEKKKKEIKSATPVGEHKIWERYE, translated from the coding sequence ATGAAAGAAATAACAGATTTTGTCGTCAATAATTTAAAAATTCTCACTCATTATCTAAAAAGAACCGAAGGAAAAGATTCAATTCCTCTTGAACAAAATGACTTTGACAAACTACTTAATTGGGTTGTTGGGATAGTCGTCATTGGGTTTGTTATTTTAAGTTTCTTCTTCCTTCATAATGTTACTGTTTTATGGATGTCTGTTTTATTTCTGGTAATTCTTCTGGCGATGCATAATTTTATTCTCCTCAAGGCGCGAAGTGATGAAAAAATAAGTAACTATCGTGCCGAACAACTCGCTACCCTTCAACAAATATCCTTAGGACTAACCTCTACCCTTCATATGAATGAGATTCTGGAGTTAATTCCATCGGCGGGTGTCAAATTAGCCCGGGTAGAGGGTTGTTTAGTTAGTCTGGCAGGGAAGATGAAAGAAGACATAATCCCTAAGGCTAAAGAAGGCATTCAAACAGACCTGGCACAAATGGAAACCAAAGGAAAGATAAGTAATTGGCTGGTTCAGCACAAAACATCCCTCGCTATCCAGGATTTATCTACAGACCCCAGAATGCCTGACTGGGTAAAAAGTGAAGGATTCTCCTCATATCTTGGACTACCACTGAAAGTCAGGGATGAAATAATTGGTGTTTTAGAATTTTATTCTAAAACCCAGCGTAGTTTCACCACTGAAGAAATAGACTTACTTAATATATTTTCTGCCCAGGCCGCAACCGATTTAGAAAATGCCAGACTTTATGGAATCACTAAAGATGCTTTACAACGCGAAATTACCAGCTCTATGGCTTTACTCAAAATAGAACAAGCCATTACCACAAAATTCGACCTTAAAGAACAATTAAATTTAATTATGGCGGGTGCGATTGACATAACTCTGGCAGAGAAATCTTCTCTCTGGTTAATTGATGAGATTTCAGGAGAGGTTATTTGCAAAGGCACATATCCTCTTGAGGAAAAATTAGCGAAATCAAGTGTTCGATTCGGTGAAGGAATTACAGGTTGGGTGGCTAAAGAAGGTAAATTACAAAATATACAGGATTTAAGTAAAGATTCACGGTTTGTTAATCCCTTAAAACAAGACCTTTATTCTCAACTCTCTGTTCCTCTAATGTATAAAGAAAAAACTATAGGTGTGCTCAATGTCTTCAATTCAAAGCGTGAAGAAGGATTTAATGAGGCAGATGAAAAAATACTTATGGTTTTAGCCTCTCAAACCGCTGTCTCCTTACAAACCATTAAATTATATGCCGAACTAAAAACCGCGGCTAATGCCCTATCGGTATTATATGAAATAAGTAAAACTATTAGTGAGGGTAGAGAACTCCAGGAGGTATTAACCTTAATTCTGAAGAAAGGGAGTGAAATATTCCAGGCTCAACATGGCTCGATTATGTTATTAGATGAATCTTCAGGTGAAATGAGGATTAAAACCGCTGAAGGACTTTCTGAAGAAATTATTAAACATACAGTTAAAAAACCAGGAGATGGAAGTATCGCCGGTTGGGTGGCAGAGAAAAAAGAACCTCTACTACTTATTGGTAAAGTGGATGATGTTCGATTCAAATCAGGCAAAGTAGAAACTGAGATTAAAGATGCTATGTGTGCCCCATTGATTCTTAAGGATAAATTAATTGGTGTTTTTAATATTAGTAATCGAGTTGGAGCGGGTGTATTTACAGAATCTGACCTGAATTTACTCTGCACTTTAGCCAATGAGGTCAGTATTGCCATTGAAACAGCAAGATTATATGAAATAATTACTCAACGGGTAACAGAATTATCAAGTTTTTATATTATCTCGACTGCTTTATCTTCTACTCTCAGTCTTTCCGAAATCTTCAAAATCGTCATGGAAAGAATAACGACAATATTCCCAGACTTTGCCATAAGTATCTCTCTTTATGAAAAGGATAAATTAAAGAGAATAGCCGAACGCGGCTTTGGAGAAGATAAAACTTTAGACGCAGAGTTAGAATTAGAAAAGGATGAATTAAAAGAAAAACTAAAACCTTTATTTGTTAGCAAAAGATACCTTTGTTTTAAAACAACAGAAGATATATCCAATTTGAAAATACTGGTTGGGACAGGAAAAATAGAGTATGCTTTATTATTCCCATTAGTGGCAAAAGATAAGGTCATTGGTATTTTAACCCTTATCTCGCAAACTAAAGAAGAATTAACCAAAGAAGAGATAAGATTGCTTACTGCCCTTTCACAAGCCACTGCTTCCTCCATAGAAAATGCTAAACTATACACTCAGACAACTCGACGATTGCAAGAATTATCAGGGCTACAACAAATAACCAATAAAATGGCATTAACGACAAATACAACTGAGCTTTTAGCCCTGGCAGTAAATGTCATTAATGAAGTCATAGGTTCAGAATTGGGACTTGTATTTCTGTGGGATGAAGACCGTAAGGAGTATATCGTTAAGGTTGGTCAGGGTAAAAAGAGGGTAAGCGAAGGACTATTTAAAGCACTTAAATTTAAACTGGGTGAGGGTATAGTTGGCTGGGTAGGTGAAAAAGGAGAAGGTGTAATACTTGATGATGCCCGCAAAGACCCAAGATTTAAACAAATAGGAGATTTATATGTCCGAAGTGTCCTTGCTGTTCCAATCATTAAAGATAATAAACCAATAGGGGTTATGGAATTTATAAATAAACTACCCGCAGGTGGAGGATTTTGTAGTGAAGATGAACGAATGGTTTCTATCATCGCTAATCAAACAGCCATTATTTTAAGTAATGCTGAGGCATTTGATGAGATAAAGCGTCGGGCATTACAACTATCTACAGTTCAAGCAGTGAATAAAATGATTACATCAGTATTTGGTGTGGAGGAACTGTTAACACAAATTGTCGAGTTGACGGCTAAGGTATTACGAGTTAAAAAGGCAAGTTTATCTTTATTAGAGCCAGATGGTCATGTTAAGTTAGAAGCGGCTTATGGATTAACCTATATGGAACAAGAGCGAGAAGAAAAATTAACACCAGGATTTGGAATTGCCAGTAGGGTCATCCAAACCAATCATCCATTCTTGATTAATAATTTACCAGAAGATACAACCTTAAGCGAAGAGGAGAAAAATATTTATATTGAAAAATCATACCTGGGTGTGCCTCTTAATATTAGAAAAAAGACCGTTGGAGCATTGACTGTTTCATCAAAACTTAATGAGTCTTTCTTTAATGAACAGGATATTGAAGTTTTAACTACTATTTCTGAACAATCATCAATTGTAATCGAATATGCAAAATTATACCAAAATCTGCAAAGACACAGTATGGATACTTTGCGGAGCCTTTCATTGGTAATTGAAACAAGAGACCCGTTCACAAAGGGACATTCAGAGGCTGTAGAAAAATATGCAGTCGCCATTGGTAAAGAATTGAATCTTTCTAATGATGCCCTTAAAACATTAGAAGTATCTGCCCTTTTACATGATATTGGGAAGATAGGCATAAAGGAGAGTATTTTACTCAAGACAGAAAAGGAATTGAGTATTGATGAACATCGGGAGATAAGGAATCATCCGTTCCTGGGTAGTCAAATTTTAAGACCACTGGAATTTTTGAAGGATGTTATCCCGATTGTTTATCATCATCATGAACGGTATGATGGCACAGGTTATCTGGATGGATTAGCCGATGAAAAAATACCATTGTTAGCCAGAATCATTGCTGTGGCAGATACCTTTGATGCAATGACCTCAACACGGGCATTTCGGGAAAGTATGTCTGATGAGGAAGCAATAGAGGAATTAAAAGACCAATCCGGGAAACAATTTGACCCAAAGGTAGTCGAGGCTTTCCTGAAAATACATCCCATCCTGCGCAAAGACGCCCTTGAAAAAGCAAGGCGGGAAAAAGAGAAAAAGAAAAAAGAAATTAAATCAGCCACACCAGTAGGTGAACATAAGATTTGGGAAAGATATGAGTA